Proteins encoded in a region of the Pocillopora verrucosa isolate sample1 chromosome 11, ASM3666991v2, whole genome shotgun sequence genome:
- the LOC131777248 gene encoding adenosine receptor A3-like — METQGGVATQNSSNCSTGAPCTGHEFEEDISTGFNAQSDSFPIAIAIPIIAVNCWVISLVCLKRSLRTVTNYILTSLALSDLCTGAISIPLFLSCNIIQETKICVAADMFMRFTSTSTVLHILAMTTDRYICIVYALRYMSWVTKKRVLYFIAVIWAISLFVMLVQLEWYDMNEGVMEEFSPENKKKIIIVDSICFFAFVGLPVVVMAYTYGRILYEVHRQSRNIQRHNTPGWQETKRSTRQEWKVASVFMVMLLVFVVCWGPFFLLRLELVLGSNFFEVTFSPFAQILMLWLRFVSSLINPCLYILGKPDFRKASGLSRKKRNRFNDSETTRLTQSKGSTFV, encoded by the coding sequence ATGGAAACACAAGGCGGTGTAGCAACGCAAAACAGTTCAAACTGTTCCACCGGTGCTCCGTGTACCGGACATGAATTCGAAGAGGACATATCGACTGGTTTCAACGCCCAGAGCGACTCCTTCCCCATCGCCATTGCCATTCCAATCATTGCAGTGAACTGCTGGGTGATCTCTTTGGTATGTCTGAAGAGAAGTTTGCGAACGGTGACCAACTATATCCTGACAAGTCTGGCCTTGTCCGACCTATGCACGGGGGCCATTTCCATCCCTTTATTCCTTAGTTGCAACATTATCCAAGAGACTAAAATTTGCGTAGCAGCCGATATGTTCATGAGATTCACTTCAACCTCCACGGTCCTCCACATTCTAGCCATGACAACGGATAGGTACATCTGTATAGTTTATGCCTTGCGCTATATGAGTTGGGTGACCAAGAAACGCGTCCTTTATTTCATTGCAGTCATCTGGGCCATTTCCCTGTTCGTAATGCTCGTCCAACTCGAGTGGTACGATATGAACGAAGGCGTTATGGAAGAATTCTCtccagaaaacaagaaaaagatcaTCATCGTCGACAGCATTTGTTTCTTCGCCTTCGTTGGTCTTCCAGTGGTTGTTATGGCGTACACGTATGGCCGCATCTTGTATGAAGTTCACAGACAGAGCAGGAACATCCAGAGGCACAACACACCTGGATGGCAGGAGACTAAACGAAGTACAAGGCAAGAATGGAAGGTGGCCTCCGTCTTCATGGTAATGCTTCTCGTATTTGTTGTCTGCTGGGGGCCGTTTTTTCTCCTCCGACTCGAGCTTGTATTAGGCAGCAATTTCTTTGAGGTTACTTTCAGCCCTTTTGCCCAGATTCTAATGCTTTGGCTAAGGTTCGTCTCATCTTTGATCAATCCGTGTTTGTACATTCTTGGAAAGCCTGATTTTCGTAAGGCTTCGGGTCTTTCGAGGAAAAAGAGGAATCGTTTTAACGATTCAGAAACAACCCGTTTAACTCAATCAAAGGGTTCAacgtttgtttaa